DNA from Aliarcobacter butzleri:
ATAATTATGTTTTTGCTTGAAGGACAAACTATCTCTTTTGGTGTTTTTTTAGGAATTTTACTTTCAGCATTTGCAACTATAATTATTTTAAGACAGAAATAGTGATATTATAATTAATGAAAAATTCTTCAGAAACTTTATCTATATGTGAATATATCCAGTATGATGAACAAAAAAAAAGAGAATTTTTTATCTCTTCAAATATTTTAATTTTTGTTATAAAAGGTAAAAAAGTTTTACATTTCAAAAATGAAAAAGTAATTGCAAATTCAAATGATGTTCTTTTTTTAAAAAGTGGGAATTATATAATGAGTGAAATATTAGATGAATATTTTGAATCAATACTATTTTCATATGATGATACTATAATTTTGGATTTTATTAAAAAACATAATTTAAATTTTGATGAGATATTTTCTTTTGATAGTAACTATTTTAAGATTAAAAAAACACCTATTTTTGAAATCTTTCAATCTTCAGTTTTAAATTATTTAACAGGAACTTCGTCAAACAAAGAATCAATTATAAAACTAAAATTAG
Protein-coding regions in this window:
- a CDS encoding response regulator transcription factor codes for the protein MKNSSETLSICEYIQYDEQKKREFFISSNILIFVIKGKKVLHFKNEKVIANSNDVLFLKSGNYIMSEILDEYFESILFSYDDTIILDFIKKHNLNFDEIFSFDSNYFKIKKTPIFEIFQSSVLNYLTGTSSNKESIIKLKLEELFFNILESDSKEYFKIFLSSICNEYFFKIKIEKEFDFEKNILLFAKEFNMTDLAFRNKFKTIFRTTPKKWQSEKRLEKAKLLLETTNDNVTEVCYKCGFENISWFIQAFKNRYKVTPKQIKNNKN